One segment of Shewanella piezotolerans WP3 DNA contains the following:
- a CDS encoding SDR family NAD(P)-dependent oxidoreductase — protein MQHTRIHKKWALVTGALGGIGQALVKEFADEGYHVIATDIKVSNDKIDNVYFLQLDLEKFVVNELYATEFYQKVKEITNGTGISSLVNNAAIQILADTSSLTREQWNTSFNVNLSAPFFMSQLFLDDLTTNIGSIVNISSIHATQTKKEFVAYATTKAALSSMTRNMVLDIGSKIRINAIEPAAIATEMLKAGFDGKEEQYKKLEMFHPLGRVGTPTEVAKLAVFLSSESAGFVQGACISASGGIQGCLSDPS, from the coding sequence ATGCAACATACACGCATACATAAGAAGTGGGCGCTAGTTACAGGTGCTTTAGGTGGTATAGGCCAAGCTTTGGTAAAAGAGTTTGCCGATGAAGGTTATCATGTGATTGCTACGGACATTAAAGTTAGTAATGATAAGATTGACAACGTTTACTTCTTACAGCTTGATTTAGAAAAATTCGTTGTAAACGAATTATATGCAACGGAGTTCTATCAAAAAGTAAAAGAGATAACTAACGGAACAGGTATAAGTAGTTTAGTTAATAATGCAGCAATACAAATTCTTGCAGATACTAGTAGCTTAACAAGAGAGCAATGGAATACTAGTTTTAATGTAAACTTATCAGCTCCATTCTTTATGTCGCAATTATTTCTAGATGATTTGACAACTAATATTGGCTCAATCGTTAATATCAGCAGCATCCATGCAACACAAACAAAGAAAGAGTTTGTTGCATATGCTACGACAAAAGCAGCGCTAAGTTCGATGACGCGTAATATGGTGTTAGATATAGGGAGTAAGATAAGAATTAATGCCATAGAACCTGCTGCAATTGCTACAGAGATGCTTAAGGCTGGCTTTGATGGTAAAGAGGAACAATACAAAAAACTTGAGATGTTTCATCCCCTTGGGCGTGTAGGGACACCTACAGAAGTTGCTAAGTTAGCAGTGTTTCTATCCTCTGAAAGTGCAGGGTTTGTTCAAGGTGCTTGTATTAGTGCAAGCGGTGGAATTCAAGGCTGTTTAAGTGATCCTTCATGA
- a CDS encoding lipopolysaccharide biosynthesis protein, with translation MSGFYILCEVPILSKIFKYGVSEGLAKLIPFATIFVFAHQFSSELVGTLTLLIVTVEILSIIVINNTAAVTRIDFFKFETDVLKKQLNTQLSNSLTSSLLLLIIIVPILIYEEVSAYYYILLFVPCLRTYTTTSLALLQCRKETNQYLKAQVIFSITYLIVFAMLYKQGILSWIVALCVGLTLQAIYLKATNTFVSFSKIVIVPKKDSLNVALKGIAFMPQAIGWWLRSGAERYLIAFYLGVATLGQYALSVQISAIAVLFVTAINLAIVPEVNRHLSSGSSKELLKINKIYRFTFILLFIAVLLLWFSGYSYLSAYYAEYAISKEILWIACLSTLFQSCSMVLMNELYFRGKAILVAKYVLICFIIQAGLQFLVLNVFAELYIVLLVNVIFSVVLLLLVVSKIVLFRKIHKVI, from the coding sequence TTGAGTGGTTTTTACATTTTATGTGAGGTTCCTATTTTATCAAAAATTTTTAAATATGGCGTAAGTGAGGGTTTAGCTAAGCTGATTCCATTTGCGACCATATTTGTCTTTGCCCATCAATTTTCAAGTGAACTTGTCGGTACATTAACTTTATTGATTGTTACCGTAGAAATCCTTTCAATCATAGTGATAAATAATACGGCAGCAGTAACACGAATAGATTTTTTTAAGTTTGAAACTGATGTTTTAAAAAAACAGTTAAATACACAGTTATCAAATTCTTTAACATCTTCATTGTTACTTCTTATAATTATTGTTCCTATATTAATTTATGAAGAGGTTTCAGCTTATTATTATATACTCTTGTTTGTACCATGTTTAAGAACTTATACTACAACTAGTCTTGCATTATTACAGTGTAGAAAAGAAACTAATCAATACCTTAAAGCACAGGTTATTTTCTCTATAACATATTTAATTGTATTCGCGATGCTTTATAAGCAAGGTATACTCTCTTGGATAGTAGCTTTATGCGTAGGGCTAACTCTGCAAGCAATTTACTTGAAAGCTACAAATACGTTTGTTTCATTTTCTAAAATAGTTATAGTGCCCAAAAAGGATAGTTTAAATGTAGCGTTAAAAGGGATTGCGTTTATGCCACAAGCTATTGGTTGGTGGCTAAGAAGTGGTGCAGAACGCTACCTTATCGCTTTTTATCTTGGAGTAGCTACACTAGGTCAATATGCATTATCTGTTCAGATTTCAGCAATTGCCGTACTATTCGTGACTGCAATCAATTTAGCAATAGTTCCTGAAGTGAATAGGCACTTATCGAGCGGGAGTTCAAAAGAACTTCTAAAGATTAATAAGATCTATCGTTTTACATTTATTTTGTTATTTATAGCTGTTCTATTATTATGGTTCTCTGGTTATAGCTATTTATCTGCATATTATGCCGAATATGCAATATCAAAAGAAATTTTGTGGATAGCTTGTTTATCTACATTATTTCAATCTTGCTCTATGGTTCTAATGAATGAGCTTTACTTCAGAGGTAAAGCAATTCTAGTGGCTAAGTACGTATTGATTTGTTTCATTATTCAAGCTGGATTGCAATTTTTAGTGCTGAATGTATTTGCGGAGTTATATATTGTTCTTCTTGTTAACGTAATCTTTTCAGTCGTATTGTTATTGTTAGTTGTCAGTAAAATTGTTTTATTCAGAAAAATTCATAAGGTAATTTAA
- a CDS encoding 6-hydroxymethylpterin diphosphokinase MptE-like protein, producing MFLKKVFFSVFDRNSLDYSLLEEPFIYGSPDTKKIRALKGKFKGERCFILGNGPSLNKVDFSKLENEYTFGVNGIFYKTKECGFKPTFYVVEDKAVMNDNTAEINDYDCEYKFFPTHYKSKIKNKENCYFFKMNTGFYREESPNFGIPRFSTDASKRMYCGQSVTMMNLQLAFYMGFEKVYLLGMDFSYDIPSSAKIDGLEIVSTEDDENHFHPDYFGKGKTWHDPQLDNVLKSYKMMGLMFDCAGKQIYNSTHGGKLEVFERVPFDELF from the coding sequence ATGTTTTTAAAGAAAGTTTTTTTTAGTGTTTTTGACCGTAATTCACTGGACTACAGCTTGTTAGAAGAACCATTTATATACGGTTCACCAGATACGAAAAAGATTAGAGCCTTAAAAGGAAAGTTTAAAGGAGAGCGTTGCTTTATTTTAGGTAACGGCCCTTCTCTAAATAAGGTAGACTTTAGCAAGCTTGAAAATGAATATACTTTTGGTGTTAACGGTATTTTCTATAAGACAAAAGAGTGTGGCTTTAAGCCAACTTTTTATGTGGTAGAAGATAAAGCTGTGATGAATGACAATACCGCAGAAATTAATGACTATGATTGTGAGTATAAGTTTTTCCCAACTCATTATAAAAGCAAAATTAAAAATAAGGAGAATTGTTACTTCTTTAAGATGAATACTGGATTTTACCGAGAGGAAAGTCCGAATTTTGGTATACCTAGGTTTTCTACAGATGCATCTAAGAGAATGTATTGTGGACAGTCCGTAACGATGATGAATTTGCAATTAGCATTCTATATGGGCTTTGAAAAAGTCTATCTATTAGGAATGGACTTTAGTTATGATATACCAAGCAGTGCGAAAATAGACGGGCTAGAAATAGTATCAACAGAAGACGATGAAAATCATTTTCATCCTGACTATTTCGGTAAAGGAAAAACTTGGCATGACCCTCAACTAGATAACGTTTTAAAGAGTTACAAAATGATGGGGCTGATGTTTGATTGTGCTGGAAAACAAATATATAACTCTACGCATGGCGGGAAGCTTGAGGTATTCGAAAGGGTTCCATTTGATGAATTATTTTAA
- a CDS encoding EpsG family protein, which translates to MNYFNNKKFYFLTINIIFICFAPFLSFVTCSLSLFFLSSSKPNISKDSGVWYLIVCTFFLFVSTSISAYSQPIFLYEEQDFTTYYNNYIYFLNNGFNLDGFIFGAGAEIGLPLLNYFLSLIIGAGYPYLVKLCYILFQMTLFLSIIAIIAEKYSVSWKRLALLIALMFLFFKYGATLNHLRQGFSSFFVVLALFSAARRNKVIFILLACTFHVSALVVYPILYYVFKERSFKATFHNAIVISVISVVGFIGFKLMMDYVLASDLFFLAKAKSAFLKVSDENFYVVALKGAVVASIYAIFALLILLFAKVKKNVFNQLFLLVVITIGFGYIPGMTTRIFASVFTILMGYYFFLVFNQEYKFSHRILLSVSLLVIFSTNWYLNSAIFYYNFPLVSQEPFYYLNDLFIEHGYVIRRDLPSEVDIVIENPYR; encoded by the coding sequence ATGAATTATTTTAACAATAAAAAATTCTATTTTTTAACAATAAATATAATTTTTATTTGTTTCGCTCCTTTTTTATCATTTGTCACATGTTCATTGTCTTTATTTTTTCTGAGTTCTTCAAAGCCTAATATTTCCAAAGACTCAGGTGTTTGGTATTTAATTGTATGCACCTTTTTCCTTTTTGTCTCCACATCAATATCGGCTTATTCTCAGCCGATTTTTTTGTACGAGGAGCAAGACTTTACAACATACTATAATAACTACATTTACTTCCTCAATAATGGCTTTAACTTAGATGGTTTTATTTTTGGTGCTGGTGCTGAAATTGGGTTGCCTTTACTCAATTATTTTTTGTCTCTTATCATTGGAGCTGGGTATCCGTATTTAGTGAAATTATGCTATATATTGTTTCAAATGACGCTGTTTCTTTCCATTATTGCCATTATTGCAGAAAAATACTCAGTTAGTTGGAAACGATTAGCTCTTTTAATAGCTTTAATGTTTTTGTTTTTTAAGTATGGAGCGACGCTTAATCATTTGAGACAGGGGTTCTCCTCCTTTTTTGTTGTTTTGGCATTATTTTCAGCAGCTAGACGTAACAAGGTAATTTTTATTTTATTGGCATGCACATTTCATGTGTCAGCATTAGTCGTCTATCCGATACTATATTATGTTTTTAAAGAAAGAAGTTTCAAAGCAACTTTCCACAATGCTATTGTGATATCAGTGATTTCGGTCGTTGGATTTATTGGTTTCAAATTAATGATGGACTATGTTTTAGCCTCTGATTTATTTTTCTTAGCTAAAGCAAAGTCAGCATTTCTAAAAGTTAGTGACGAGAACTTTTATGTAGTTGCTTTGAAAGGAGCTGTAGTTGCATCGATTTATGCTATTTTTGCATTGCTTATCCTTTTATTTGCGAAAGTGAAGAAAAATGTGTTTAACCAGCTTTTCCTTCTTGTTGTTATTACTATAGGGTTTGGTTATATCCCAGGAATGACTACTAGGATATTCGCATCAGTATTTACAATACTGATGGGATACTACTTCTTTTTGGTTTTTAATCAGGAATACAAATTTTCTCACCGAATTTTATTGAGTGTTTCTCTGTTAGTTATATTTTCCACTAATTGGTATCTTAACTCAGCCATTTTCTATTATAACTTCCCCTTAGTTTCTCAGGAACCATTTTACTATCTAAACGATTTATTCATCGAGCATGGCTATGTTATTCGTCGAGACTTACCTTCAGAAGTCGATATTGTTATTGAAAACCCTTATAGGTAA
- a CDS encoding glycosyltransferase family 2 protein — protein MKLSFILATCNGSDIISDCLKSISNIKLATNITLELIVVDQSFDHSTYNVLETFNFDFPVLYVHSLKRGLSCSRNIGIELSTGDYVCFADDDATYKSDLLIDLNNVILQKIAASNGKFCFVGGTVRVPGTNQLTRYTEREDEHIINRSNFGADITSISLFIDKQFIASKGIRFDEQLGLGAKFPSCEEVDFVYRMLNMDVEGIYVPNITTYHINPVAYTACKTEDYALGHGAFCKKMLISNGLSIFSIKYLIVKFIKVILKFPYALIKTGVFPFRYFKGFMSGFKNYKG, from the coding sequence ATGAAGTTATCTTTTATTTTAGCTACTTGTAATGGTAGTGATATTATTAGTGATTGTTTAAAATCTATATCAAACATAAAGCTAGCTACTAATATAACTTTAGAGCTAATTGTAGTGGATCAAAGTTTTGACCACTCAACATATAATGTTCTTGAGACTTTTAACTTCGACTTTCCAGTGTTATATGTACACTCTTTAAAAAGAGGGCTAAGTTGCAGTCGTAATATAGGGATAGAATTATCTACGGGTGACTATGTCTGTTTTGCAGATGATGATGCGACTTATAAAAGTGATCTACTGATAGACTTAAATAATGTGATATTACAAAAAATTGCCGCTAGCAATGGTAAGTTTTGTTTTGTAGGGGGAACAGTTAGGGTTCCAGGAACTAACCAACTAACTCGTTACACTGAAAGGGAAGATGAGCATATAATCAACAGATCTAATTTTGGTGCTGACATAACTTCTATTTCGTTATTCATTGATAAACAATTTATAGCATCTAAAGGGATTAGATTTGATGAGCAACTCGGGTTGGGAGCGAAGTTTCCTAGTTGTGAAGAAGTCGATTTCGTATATCGAATGTTGAACATGGATGTAGAAGGTATTTATGTACCTAATATTACCACCTATCACATAAATCCAGTAGCGTATACAGCTTGTAAGACCGAAGATTATGCGCTTGGGCATGGAGCATTTTGCAAGAAGATGTTGATTTCCAACGGCTTGTCTATTTTTAGCATCAAATATCTAATTGTGAAATTTATAAAAGTTATACTCAAATTTCCTTATGCTCTTATCAAGACTGGAGTATTTCCGTTTAGGTACTTTAAAGGTTTTATGAGTGGTTTTAAGAATTACAAAGGCTGA
- a CDS encoding polysialyltransferase family glycosyltransferase — translation MKIAVYDVNLVNHMNYIGGLIKEFRSRSIEVIAFYDEYNSDAYSFLTEIGVTCIKVRHISFKEIASLLTKNQVTLLVHNAQRLGDTAFVSVARSLGLKSIMIQHGMYVSHLKRERSLFILKIIKTLRYVKYSRVVAKAIGLPFIGVFNAFIKHFVKSIDYTKAITFYNKINSDHVLVYGEFWKEYHSSNFGYSKDCMSIIGYHELLKVEPIKSKELEQNKICYVAQTLVEDGRMGREQMADFLRQLSSFSAQANIPVVVKLHPRSDISLYESHNFSLSEEQLPHVPIYLGHYSSLLALCGSISNLYLYEFPEHDIPDYFKENSSVFSDFVKLSNGITDYFKEPIDSECNFNSVFAKGISDSLVADRICELSVPRS, via the coding sequence ATGAAAATTGCTGTTTATGACGTTAATTTAGTTAACCATATGAATTACATAGGAGGGTTAATTAAAGAGTTTAGGTCAAGAAGTATTGAAGTCATTGCTTTTTATGATGAATATAATTCAGATGCATATTCATTTTTAACCGAAATTGGTGTCACATGCATTAAAGTTCGCCATATTTCTTTTAAAGAAATAGCGAGTCTGTTAACAAAAAACCAAGTAACTTTATTAGTTCATAATGCTCAAAGGCTTGGGGATACTGCTTTTGTTTCTGTAGCTAGATCCCTAGGACTGAAATCTATAATGATCCAACATGGTATGTATGTTTCTCACCTTAAAAGAGAGCGCTCACTTTTTATACTCAAAATCATCAAAACCTTGCGTTATGTCAAATATTCTCGTGTGGTAGCTAAGGCCATTGGTTTGCCTTTTATAGGTGTGTTCAATGCATTTATAAAGCACTTCGTTAAATCCATCGATTATACAAAGGCGATTACTTTCTATAATAAAATTAATTCTGATCATGTTCTAGTCTATGGAGAGTTTTGGAAAGAATATCATTCTAGTAATTTTGGCTATAGCAAGGATTGTATGTCTATAATTGGATATCACGAATTATTGAAGGTTGAGCCCATTAAGTCTAAGGAACTAGAACAGAATAAAATCTGCTACGTTGCCCAAACATTGGTCGAAGATGGCCGGATGGGGCGTGAACAAATGGCTGATTTTCTGAGACAGTTGTCCTCATTCTCTGCTCAAGCCAATATACCAGTAGTAGTAAAGCTTCACCCTCGCTCTGATATTTCGCTGTATGAAAGCCACAATTTCTCTCTCTCAGAAGAGCAATTACCTCATGTTCCCATTTACCTTGGGCATTATTCATCCCTATTAGCGTTATGTGGCTCAATTTCAAATCTATATCTGTATGAATTTCCTGAACACGATATTCCAGATTATTTTAAAGAAAATTCATCGGTTTTTAGTGACTTCGTAAAGCTTTCGAACGGAATTACTGATTATTTTAAAGAACCGATAGACAGTGAATGCAATTTTAATAGTGTTTTTGCTAAGGGCATAAGTGATTCATTAGTAGCGGATAGAATTTGCGAATTATCAGTTCCTCGGTCATAG
- a CDS encoding polysaccharide export protein, translated as MKTKKLNIKIAALTFCSLLLSGCVIPGQHLATDIEPNNVDTLDAVDNKVKVNVYALTPQQLKKMASAPKVALANPELDAELASYEYFVGPADILNVTIWDHPELTIPAGSYRSAAESGNWVHADGRIFYPYIGFVDVAGKTVVEIRKEMAKRLSQYIETPQVDVNVANFRSQKAYITGEVSKPGKQAISNVPLTLLDAVNQAGGLATDADWRNVVLTRNGKEELISLYALMQKGDLTQNRLLRDGDIVHVPRNDAQKVFVMGEVNEPQIVKIDRAGMSLTEALSAAGGLNQLSADATGVFVIRASKQANVAANVYQLNIENPTAMIIGTEFNIQPYDIVYVTAAPVTRWNRVVGQLVPTINGFNNLTEGALRIRNW; from the coding sequence ATGAAAACAAAAAAACTAAACATCAAAATCGCAGCACTTACTTTTTGCAGCTTGTTGCTCTCTGGTTGTGTCATTCCCGGTCAGCACCTAGCGACTGATATTGAACCGAACAATGTAGACACACTTGATGCTGTAGATAACAAAGTAAAAGTCAACGTGTATGCTCTTACACCACAGCAGCTTAAAAAAATGGCGAGTGCGCCTAAAGTCGCATTGGCTAACCCAGAGTTAGATGCAGAATTAGCTAGCTACGAGTATTTTGTTGGTCCGGCTGATATTTTAAATGTGACAATATGGGATCACCCTGAACTGACAATCCCAGCAGGTTCCTACCGTAGTGCCGCTGAATCAGGTAACTGGGTGCACGCAGACGGCAGGATATTCTACCCCTATATTGGTTTTGTAGACGTAGCGGGTAAAACCGTTGTAGAAATTCGCAAAGAGATGGCTAAGCGATTATCGCAATATATCGAAACTCCACAAGTCGATGTAAACGTTGCAAATTTTCGTTCTCAAAAAGCTTACATAACAGGGGAAGTCAGCAAGCCAGGTAAACAAGCCATTAGTAATGTGCCGCTCACTTTACTTGATGCAGTAAATCAAGCAGGCGGCCTAGCAACAGACGCAGACTGGCGCAACGTAGTACTAACACGAAATGGTAAAGAAGAGCTGATTTCGCTTTATGCACTAATGCAAAAGGGTGATTTAACCCAAAACAGATTGCTACGAGATGGTGACATCGTACATGTACCACGTAACGACGCGCAAAAAGTATTTGTTATGGGCGAAGTAAATGAGCCTCAAATCGTAAAAATTGATAGAGCGGGCATGAGTTTAACAGAGGCTCTGAGCGCAGCAGGTGGACTGAATCAGCTGTCGGCAGATGCTACCGGGGTGTTTGTTATTCGCGCGAGTAAACAGGCTAATGTAGCTGCTAATGTTTACCAACTAAACATTGAAAACCCAACAGCCATGATCATTGGCACTGAGTTTAATATACAACCGTACGACATTGTGTATGTCACTGCCGCGCCAGTTACTCGTTGGAACAGAGTGGTAGGCCAGCTTGTGCCGACTATCAATGGCTTCAATAACTTAACAGAAGGTGCGTTACGCATTAGAAACTGGTAA
- a CDS encoding phosphatase (Wzb shows phosphatase activity towards the autophosphorylated Wzc protein, which induces colanic acid biosynthesis; catalyzes the phosphorylation of UDP-glucose dehydrogenase, an enzyme involved in colanic acid biosynthesis), which translates to MFNKILVVCVGNICRSPTGEQLLKQYLPSKTINSAGIATAKSGLSGKPADKTANLIATENGCSLDAHKAQQLTRELCREYDLILAMEKGHIEAISQIAPEARGKTMLFGQWLGQKDIPDPYRQSKEAFEHAYKLIDSSAKAWSAKITK; encoded by the coding sequence ATGTTCAATAAAATTTTGGTTGTATGTGTTGGTAATATTTGCCGCTCACCGACGGGCGAGCAGTTGTTGAAACAGTACTTGCCGAGCAAGACTATTAACTCTGCGGGTATTGCAACGGCTAAAAGCGGGTTATCGGGTAAACCTGCAGATAAAACAGCAAACTTAATTGCCACAGAAAATGGCTGCTCTTTAGATGCCCATAAAGCTCAACAATTAACCCGTGAATTGTGTCGTGAGTACGATTTAATTCTCGCGATGGAAAAAGGCCACATTGAAGCGATATCACAAATAGCCCCCGAGGCTCGCGGTAAAACTATGCTTTTTGGCCAATGGCTGGGCCAAAAGGATATCCCCGACCCGTATAGGCAAAGCAAAGAAGCATTTGAGCACGCTTACAAGCTAATCGATTCATCTGCCAAAGCATGGTCGGCAAAAATAACTAAGTAA
- a CDS encoding polysaccharide biosynthesis tyrosine autokinase, translating into MSSNTPFQANQSQPLPQSNSNGDIDLGKLFGILLDARWLIIAVTSLFTTIGVIYALLATPVYKADALIQVEQKSSGMSALVGDMGDMFSSESSATTEVEIIKSRMVLGKTVDKLNLTTLAQPQYLAVIGKGLSRLTGESNAIKISRFQTPNNTVANFILSVDDSAKGAYTLYNQEGRKVLAGLVGELATKGDYSLFVQQLVGSKGDEFAVSKRSKLDAIQWLQKNLSVSERGKQTGILQLSFAGEEKQLIEEILNNVSENYFLQNVARDSAEAQKSLNFLQSHLPSIKTELTDYEDTLNRYRQDNDSIDLGLEAQSTLKVMVELEAQLNELTFKESEISQRFTKDHPAYKSLLDKRQVLLAEKERLNRRVQQLPKTQREVLRMTRDVEVNQQIYIQLLNKVQELSILKAGTVGNVRILDKAQSYSQAIKPKKPLIVVLATLLGAMLAIAVVLVKAALHKGIENPDEIEAIGLAVYASIPLSESQNTIDEKYKRNRHRSKRQVSESLLAEFNPADLSIEALRGLRTSMHFAMMEAKNNVVMISGASPEIGKSFISANFAAVIAKSGQKVLVIDGDMRKGYLQRHFNLDWDNGLSEFLSGKLPAESVIKKSGIENLDVITRGQVPPNPSELLMNPRLASFFEWASSEYDLVIIDTPPVLAVTDPSIVGAIAGTTLMVGRFGLNTVKEIDVARNRFDIAGVEVKGFILNAVEKKASASYGYGYYNYSYESDKK; encoded by the coding sequence ATGAGCAGTAATACCCCCTTTCAAGCAAACCAGTCACAGCCGTTACCCCAAAGCAATTCTAATGGTGATATTGATTTAGGAAAGTTATTTGGCATATTACTCGACGCTCGCTGGTTAATTATTGCAGTAACGTCACTATTCACAACAATCGGTGTGATCTACGCGCTATTGGCTACGCCAGTGTATAAAGCTGATGCATTGATCCAAGTTGAACAAAAAAGTAGCGGTATGTCAGCGCTGGTCGGTGACATGGGTGATATGTTTTCCAGTGAGTCTTCGGCAACCACCGAAGTTGAAATTATAAAATCAAGGATGGTGTTAGGCAAAACCGTAGACAAATTAAACCTAACCACTTTAGCACAGCCTCAATACTTAGCCGTTATTGGTAAAGGGCTGAGTAGACTCACGGGTGAATCAAATGCCATCAAAATTAGTCGTTTTCAAACGCCTAATAATACTGTAGCGAATTTTATTCTGAGTGTTGATGATAGCGCCAAAGGTGCATATACACTTTATAATCAAGAAGGCCGAAAAGTATTAGCCGGCTTAGTTGGCGAGCTAGCGACTAAAGGTGACTATAGCTTGTTTGTTCAGCAGCTAGTGGGCAGCAAGGGTGATGAGTTTGCAGTTAGTAAACGCTCAAAACTGGATGCTATACAGTGGTTACAAAAAAATCTCAGTGTAAGTGAGCGTGGCAAGCAAACGGGCATACTGCAGTTGTCTTTTGCGGGCGAAGAAAAACAGCTGATTGAAGAGATTCTTAATAATGTAAGTGAGAACTATTTTCTACAAAATGTGGCTAGAGACTCGGCGGAAGCGCAAAAAAGTTTAAATTTTCTGCAAAGTCATTTGCCAAGTATAAAAACTGAATTAACCGACTACGAAGACACGCTTAATCGTTACCGTCAAGACAATGACTCAATAGACTTAGGCTTAGAAGCGCAATCAACCCTAAAAGTCATGGTAGAGCTTGAGGCGCAATTAAACGAGTTAACCTTTAAAGAGAGTGAAATTAGCCAGCGCTTTACTAAAGACCATCCAGCTTATAAATCTTTGCTAGATAAACGTCAGGTTTTACTTGCTGAAAAAGAGCGCCTAAACAGGCGAGTACAACAGTTACCGAAAACACAACGTGAAGTGCTCCGCATGACGCGCGATGTTGAAGTCAATCAACAAATATATATTCAATTACTGAATAAAGTACAAGAGCTAAGTATCTTAAAAGCTGGCACGGTAGGCAATGTACGCATACTCGACAAGGCGCAATCCTATTCACAGGCGATAAAACCTAAAAAGCCACTTATTGTTGTACTCGCAACACTTTTAGGCGCCATGCTGGCAATTGCTGTTGTATTAGTTAAAGCTGCACTACATAAAGGCATCGAAAACCCAGACGAAATCGAAGCAATAGGCTTAGCAGTTTATGCCAGCATTCCTTTATCTGAGTCGCAAAATACTATTGATGAGAAATATAAAAGAAACAGACATAGAAGTAAACGACAGGTCAGTGAATCATTATTAGCTGAATTTAACCCTGCTGACTTATCTATTGAGGCATTACGCGGTCTTAGAACCAGTATGCATTTTGCCATGATGGAAGCGAAAAATAATGTGGTGATGATTTCAGGCGCCTCACCAGAAATCGGTAAGTCATTTATATCAGCCAATTTTGCAGCTGTTATCGCTAAAAGCGGTCAAAAGGTACTAGTAATAGATGGTGACATGCGCAAAGGATACCTTCAGCGGCACTTTAATCTTGACTGGGATAATGGGCTTTCAGAGTTCCTATCTGGCAAATTACCAGCGGAAAGCGTTATTAAAAAATCAGGTATAGAAAACCTAGATGTAATTACCCGTGGCCAAGTGCCACCGAACCCCTCTGAACTGCTCATGAACCCACGCTTAGCGAGCTTTTTTGAGTGGGCATCAAGTGAATACGATCTAGTGATTATTGATACACCGCCAGTATTAGCGGTGACAGACCCAAGTATTGTTGGTGCTATCGCAGGCACAACCTTAATGGTAGGCCGCTTTGGACTAAACACAGTCAAAGAGATTGACGTTGCACGTAACCGCTTTGACATTGCCGGCGTTGAAGTCAAAGGCTTTATTCTCAATGCGGTAGAGAAAAAAGCGAGCGCATCATATGGCTATGGTTACTATAACTACAGTTATGAAAGTGATAAAAAATAG